One window from the genome of Lentibacillus daqui encodes:
- the map gene encoding type I methionyl aminopeptidase, with amino-acid sequence MIAKTEEDFNGLKEIGEICGTIRDELVNGTKSGITTKELDKIAKEMFEKAGAQSAPKGEYDFPGYTCISINEEVAHGIPSRRTIQEGDLVNIDVSGSKNGYFADTGISFVVGKGEGILQKICDVAKEAFDAGLKKAKPGSKKGALGKAVHNVANQHGLTIIKNLTGHGVGRSIHEEPKHIFNYFSRWDDEILKDGMVIAFEPFISTFEEEVFQSEDGWTFLTNESYVAQYEHTIILTKEGPIITTL; translated from the coding sequence ATGATTGCAAAGACTGAAGAGGATTTTAATGGATTAAAAGAAATTGGTGAAATTTGTGGAACGATAAGGGATGAATTAGTTAATGGTACGAAATCTGGAATTACCACAAAGGAACTCGATAAAATTGCGAAAGAGATGTTTGAAAAAGCTGGAGCTCAATCTGCCCCAAAAGGAGAATACGATTTTCCTGGATATACGTGCATTAGCATAAATGAAGAGGTAGCACACGGGATTCCAAGTAGACGGACCATTCAAGAAGGGGACCTTGTGAATATTGATGTTTCAGGTTCAAAAAACGGCTATTTTGCAGATACTGGAATTTCCTTTGTAGTTGGGAAGGGAGAGGGAATTTTACAGAAGATATGTGACGTTGCTAAAGAAGCATTCGATGCTGGACTTAAGAAGGCAAAACCAGGCTCGAAAAAAGGTGCGCTCGGTAAAGCCGTACACAATGTAGCGAATCAGCATGGTTTAACAATCATAAAAAATCTTACTGGACATGGTGTTGGGCGTTCGATTCATGAAGAACCGAAACATATTTTCAATTACTTCTCCCGCTGGGATGACGAAATTTTAAAAGATGGTATGGTAATTGCCTTTGAGCCTTTTATCTCTACATTTGAGGAAGAAGTTTTTCAATCCGAAGATGGATGGACCTTCTTGACCAATGAAAGCTATGTGGCTCAATATGAACATACGATTATCCTTACCAAGGAAGGACCGATTATTACTACATTGTAA
- a CDS encoding LXG domain-containing protein, translated as MLSNFLSIRDAMNKLIDLDDALKGEGGNAIREHFMTLHFPAVILFNLFLEEYINILKEIKGSVESFENNNGLIREEFIEGDVKSALNKLDDLTHEIVDDINNHYNEVSDLVPYDSVKTTNFDFHLSGARFIVQDTRTNLSKLDEDSTSKLEDSADSADQIAQFVTKIQGWTKNGVFLTESQIGEVENYFMESDVIEDMIDRATELSVKQGDSTIQGDIAGWLSDLGKTNGAYNVAKGALAFKIMNSGMLDLVKDGKGNFIVKASAKWKKGSNGKYESKLAGNIYKLLKNGDRNAANPLKRYIAKSGKAPSGVLRQIIGLKGKTNRISFGKVANSYSSVLVFDKAKLKDYKMNVDVKGTAKQFSSTKGVMKLAKRIPYAGILFSVGTNSGEYFSDENKYKSFYEKSGRFAGGIGLDLGVAGLTTGGAVIGSMICPGVGTVIGGAVGAGVGIVGSWFVEGTVKEWGENAGRWVEDTVKDAGDWIGDKVGDITSNVGGFISGIFN; from the coding sequence GTGCTTTCCAATTTCCTCTCCATCCGTGATGCCATGAATAAATTGATCGATCTTGATGATGCACTCAAAGGTGAAGGTGGAAATGCAATTAGAGAACATTTTATGACACTTCATTTCCCGGCAGTCATTCTATTTAACTTGTTTTTGGAAGAATATATTAATATTTTAAAAGAAATAAAGGGATCGGTCGAATCGTTTGAAAATAATAATGGCCTTATCCGTGAAGAATTCATCGAAGGCGATGTGAAAAGTGCTCTCAATAAACTCGATGACTTAACACATGAAATTGTGGATGATATTAATAATCATTATAATGAGGTAAGTGACCTGGTGCCTTATGATTCCGTGAAAACGACAAACTTTGACTTTCACCTGTCCGGAGCACGGTTTATCGTTCAAGATACACGTACAAACCTTTCCAAGCTTGATGAAGACAGCACTTCTAAACTAGAAGATTCGGCTGATTCAGCAGATCAAATTGCTCAATTTGTCACCAAGATTCAAGGTTGGACGAAAAATGGGGTCTTTTTGACAGAATCCCAAATTGGTGAAGTTGAAAATTATTTCATGGAATCGGATGTCATCGAGGACATGATCGACCGTGCCACGGAATTGTCTGTTAAACAAGGTGATTCGACCATTCAGGGAGATATTGCCGGGTGGCTTTCGGATTTAGGAAAAACAAACGGGGCATATAACGTTGCAAAAGGGGCACTTGCATTTAAAATCATGAACAGCGGCATGCTTGATTTGGTGAAAGACGGTAAAGGAAACTTTATTGTTAAAGCTTCTGCTAAGTGGAAAAAAGGTTCGAATGGAAAATATGAATCGAAGTTGGCCGGTAATATTTATAAACTATTGAAAAACGGCGATAGAAACGCAGCGAATCCCCTTAAGCGGTATATTGCCAAATCAGGAAAAGCGCCTAGTGGGGTTCTTCGACAAATAATCGGGCTTAAAGGCAAAACAAATAGAATTAGTTTCGGGAAAGTAGCTAACAGTTATTCTAGTGTTCTTGTATTTGATAAAGCGAAATTAAAAGATTATAAAATGAACGTGGATGTAAAGGGTACGGCGAAGCAATTTTCCAGTACGAAGGGTGTAATGAAACTTGCGAAAAGGATACCGTATGCTGGAATCCTATTTTCAGTTGGAACAAATTCCGGCGAATATTTTAGTGATGAAAATAAATACAAATCATTTTACGAAAAGTCAGGTAGGTTTGCTGGAGGTATTGGACTAGATCTTGGGGTTGCCGGACTCACAACTGGCGGAGCTGTTATCGGGTCAATGATCTGCCCGGGGGTTGGTACTGTTATAGGTGGGGCAGTTGGCGCAGGTGTTGGGATTGTAGGATCCTGGTTTGTTGAAGGAACTGTTAAAGAATGGGGAGAAAATGCTGGTCGCTGGGTTGAGGATACTGTTAAAGATGCAGGGGATTGGATAGGTGATAAAGTTGGTGATATAACCTCAAATGTAGGAGGTTTTATTTCAGGGATTTTTAACTAA
- a CDS encoding putative holin-like toxin, with amino-acid sequence MLPLSVFETLVLMIAFATLVVTIIDRKK; translated from the coding sequence GTGTTGCCCTTGTCTGTTTTTGAGACATTGGTTCTAATGATCGCCTTTGCAACACTAGTTGTAACGATTATAGACCGTAAAAAATAG
- a CDS encoding class I adenylate-forming enzyme family protein: protein MVKSVTERRHDIESQFPVWKRKTLGAHFAERAQKYPDRPLLLTADREYTYMDVWNESIQVARALMALGVKRRDHVALLMENRPEFISLKIAVSLVGAVCVPINTMLREDELEYTLRQSDTNWLFFHQTIKKTNYAEIIDRLIDQNKLQDIHGKHVMQQAICIPNQPSSGGSERFIVWDDFLAKSSSVAMDVLQERIDHSEYPDEIVDIIYTSGTTGLPKGVMLTHDMVLRCGFSSALSRAFEDGRRIFTTLPMYHVFAYIEGILSATYVGGALVLTTESTPKSMLTLMEKTRATDFLGVPSMLLSILHYPDLKKYDLTSLFSLLCAAAPAPIPVWKQAIQELGLTEICTAYGGTEATAATVHTEVGDSVAIVSTRVGRMKPGGSSGLAEFGGANTQYKVVDPFTKEDIDPNTPGELVVRGNIVTNGYYNKPEETAAAIDKDGWFYTGDLGRIDEHGYIEFLGKSKDLYKVSGENVAPKEVEEVISNHDAVKQVYVVGVPDAITGEIGAAFVELKAGKKLKRRDIVNLCREQLAKFKVPRYVWFIEEADWPYTGNGKIQKFRLVEAAKKYLGKNATETKEANEWQ, encoded by the coding sequence ATGGTAAAAAGTGTAACCGAACGTCGGCATGACATTGAAAGTCAATTCCCGGTCTGGAAGCGAAAAACATTGGGAGCCCATTTTGCTGAGCGGGCACAAAAATATCCTGATCGCCCATTACTATTAACCGCTGATAGGGAATATACATACATGGACGTGTGGAATGAAAGTATACAAGTTGCCAGAGCATTAATGGCACTTGGTGTTAAACGACGCGATCATGTTGCCCTATTAATGGAAAACAGACCCGAATTTATATCCTTAAAAATTGCTGTATCCTTGGTTGGTGCAGTATGTGTACCAATCAACACGATGCTGCGTGAAGATGAATTGGAATACACACTTAGGCAATCCGACACTAATTGGTTATTCTTTCATCAAACCATTAAAAAGACAAATTACGCGGAAATTATTGATCGCTTAATCGATCAGAACAAGCTTCAGGATATTCACGGCAAACATGTCATGCAACAGGCAATTTGCATTCCTAATCAACCGTCATCAGGTGGTAGTGAAAGATTTATCGTATGGGATGATTTTCTTGCCAAATCATCATCGGTTGCAATGGATGTTTTACAGGAACGAATCGATCATAGTGAATATCCGGATGAAATTGTCGATATCATTTATACCTCTGGAACAACTGGGCTGCCTAAAGGTGTGATGCTTACCCATGATATGGTTTTACGTTGCGGATTCAGTTCCGCACTCAGCCGGGCGTTTGAAGATGGACGACGTATCTTTACGACCCTGCCAATGTATCATGTATTTGCCTATATTGAAGGAATTCTTTCTGCTACATATGTAGGTGGTGCACTTGTATTAACAACGGAATCGACACCAAAATCCATGTTGACACTAATGGAAAAAACACGGGCAACTGATTTCCTTGGTGTCCCTTCCATGTTACTTTCTATTCTGCATTACCCGGATTTAAAGAAATATGACCTGACATCATTATTCAGCTTACTTTGTGCAGCTGCCCCGGCACCAATTCCGGTCTGGAAGCAGGCAATACAGGAACTTGGTCTGACTGAGATCTGTACGGCTTATGGTGGAACAGAAGCAACTGCAGCAACTGTTCATACGGAAGTGGGCGATTCAGTTGCGATTGTTTCCACCAGGGTAGGACGGATGAAGCCGGGTGGAAGCAGTGGTTTGGCTGAATTTGGCGGAGCAAACACGCAATATAAAGTAGTCGATCCATTCACAAAAGAGGATATTGATCCAAACACTCCTGGTGAACTTGTCGTCCGTGGAAACATTGTAACCAACGGCTATTACAATAAACCAGAAGAAACGGCCGCTGCTATTGATAAGGACGGATGGTTTTATACTGGCGATTTGGGACGGATTGATGAACATGGTTATATTGAATTCCTTGGAAAGAGTAAGGATTTATATAAAGTTTCCGGTGAAAATGTTGCGCCAAAAGAAGTGGAAGAAGTTATCTCTAACCATGATGCCGTCAAACAAGTGTATGTTGTTGGGGTACCCGATGCCATCACCGGTGAAATTGGTGCCGCTTTCGTAGAGTTAAAGGCTGGCAAAAAGCTAAAAAGACGTGATATTGTAAACCTATGCCGTGAGCAACTAGCTAAATTTAAAGTCCCCCGCTACGTCTGGTTTATTGAAGAAGCGGATTGGCCATATACCGGAAACGGAAAAATACAGAAGTTTCGCCTTGTTGAAGCCGCTAAAAAGTATTTAGGAAAAAATGCAACTGAAACAAAGGAGGCAAATGAATGGCAGTAA
- a CDS encoding GNAT family N-acetyltransferase: MNHYVQKIFKGVKTDNLLLRMPKQEDLSYILSIEGDPATNQYRPAGPMKDLDEAQESLNRWRNNWLNYGYGYWVVVLPTTSDVIGGIGKDRWKGMDVLNLYYRFSPKAWGHGYATELARVAVKMAKDYIPNLSVIARIRPSNKPSIRVAERIGLQHYHKLDSNEHMAFISDKSKVSAKTSI; encoded by the coding sequence ATGAATCATTATGTTCAGAAAATATTTAAAGGAGTGAAAACTGATAATTTACTACTTAGAATGCCAAAGCAAGAGGATCTATCTTACATACTGTCGATAGAAGGAGATCCAGCTACAAATCAATATCGTCCAGCAGGGCCAATGAAGGATCTTGATGAGGCCCAAGAATCATTGAATCGTTGGAGAAATAATTGGTTGAATTATGGATATGGCTATTGGGTAGTTGTTCTCCCGACTACGTCAGATGTAATTGGAGGGATCGGTAAAGATCGCTGGAAAGGGATGGACGTGTTGAACCTTTATTATAGGTTTTCACCAAAGGCATGGGGACACGGCTATGCGACGGAATTAGCCAGGGTTGCTGTTAAAATGGCTAAAGATTATATACCTAATTTGTCTGTTATAGCCCGAATTCGTCCTTCTAATAAACCATCAATACGAGTGGCAGAAAGAATCGGCCTTCAACACTATCATAAACTTGATTCTAATGAACATATGGCTTTTATTTCTGACAAAAGCAAGGTAAGTGCGAAGACGTCAATTTAA
- a CDS encoding YfhE family protein, with translation MKNIQYQPTKNKQLSDAQEVHYSKEFKQADIAGGFRRPRVNVAKHENPHLKQ, from the coding sequence ATGAAAAATATACAATATCAGCCAACCAAAAACAAACAGCTTTCTGATGCACAGGAAGTTCATTATTCCAAGGAATTTAAACAGGCAGATATTGCTGGCGGCTTTCGGAGACCCCGAGTCAATGTGGCAAAACACGAAAACCCACATTTAAAACAATAA
- a CDS encoding beta-ketoacyl-[acyl-carrier-protein] synthase family protein, translating to MAVTTPKVVVTGIGAITPFGVGVPFFWDSIMKGKSAVKETKQADWQKWIPVSAQLPEINMHDYLSKKQIKNTDRFTQLGLIAAAEAVKDAGLSSETEASWSVDLPQQRMGISVGTAYGGVESLTESASSLAMYPDKRMGPRLLSKSIPNAAAAALAMEYHIRGPVMTYTTACAASANAIGESMYWLKRGEVDLVLAGGAEYLFSPVVLAGLRSAGAIATDGPDDMREWSRPFDANRKGMVVGEGAAFLILETEEHAAKRGAKIYAELAGYGASNDAYHETAPHPYGEGAAIAIKRALETSGLKPGDIDYINAHATATPVGDKAETIALENVFNEKVLCL from the coding sequence ATGGCAGTAACGACACCAAAAGTTGTTGTTACTGGAATCGGCGCCATCACCCCGTTTGGTGTTGGCGTTCCCTTTTTTTGGGATTCAATAATGAAAGGGAAATCTGCCGTTAAGGAAACGAAACAAGCCGACTGGCAGAAATGGATTCCAGTATCTGCACAACTACCGGAAATCAATATGCACGACTACCTTTCCAAAAAACAAATCAAAAATACGGACAGGTTTACCCAGCTTGGCCTTATTGCAGCAGCTGAGGCGGTTAAAGATGCCGGATTATCATCAGAAACAGAAGCATCTTGGTCAGTGGATCTTCCGCAACAGCGAATGGGAATATCGGTGGGAACCGCATATGGTGGTGTGGAGTCACTTACCGAGAGTGCGAGTTCACTGGCTATGTACCCTGACAAGCGGATGGGGCCCAGGCTGTTGTCGAAATCCATTCCAAACGCAGCAGCGGCAGCACTTGCCATGGAATATCATATTCGCGGACCGGTCATGACCTACACAACTGCTTGTGCGGCATCGGCCAATGCGATCGGTGAATCGATGTATTGGCTCAAACGCGGTGAAGTGGATCTGGTTTTAGCTGGTGGAGCGGAATATCTATTTTCTCCGGTTGTCCTTGCCGGTTTGCGTTCAGCGGGCGCAATCGCAACCGATGGACCAGATGATATGCGGGAATGGAGCCGACCATTTGATGCCAACCGAAAAGGAATGGTTGTAGGTGAAGGAGCAGCTTTTCTTATTTTAGAAACTGAAGAACACGCAGCCAAACGTGGGGCAAAAATCTATGCCGAGCTTGCCGGTTATGGCGCCTCCAATGACGCCTACCATGAAACTGCACCACATCCTTATGGAGAAGGGGCAGCGATTGCAATCAAACGGGCATTGGAAACCTCTGGACTAAAGCCAGGCGATATCGATTATATCAACGCCCATGCCACCGCGACACCTGTTGGCGACAAGGCGGAGACCATCGCCTTGGAAAACGTCTTTAATGAAAAGGTTCTCTGCCTCTAA
- a CDS encoding Rpn family recombination-promoting nuclease/putative transposase, with translation MPQTNYFHVKTIDSTAFINVQENPIDYNKPTRDNKQTKLLKRIPLERLMDLKIDFAFKQLFGNEKNKQITIVFLNAILQKTGRGIIKDVVFANVEQNREYDEDKESRLDLLVVTDAGETINVEVQFSDKHDMAKRSIFYWSRLYKNLLGKSMDYKQLRPVISINILNYDYFSQTERFHTSYHLSEDVDRYWLSDVVEFHFIEMTKLIKYWKQGKLNPWEDVLARWLLMLGMVDHRHGEVYDDIYKELEEIAMNDESLRDAFENWEELSMTREQVLQYESRLKVLLDKEAERRQEEERKQEIKRMEKDLYEKEKHVGEKEKHVDEKEKYVDEKEKYLEEKEKHLAQTIDEAEYNAKKAVAIRLLKQNIAIDVVVKSTGLDEEAVAQILQEMDT, from the coding sequence ATGCCACAAACAAACTATTTTCACGTGAAAACAATTGATTCAACTGCATTTATCAACGTTCAGGAAAACCCCATTGATTACAACAAACCAACGAGAGATAATAAGCAAACAAAGCTGCTCAAGCGAATTCCTTTAGAGCGGTTGATGGATTTAAAAATTGATTTTGCTTTCAAACAACTATTCGGGAATGAAAAAAATAAACAAATTACAATTGTGTTTCTCAATGCTATCTTGCAAAAAACTGGCAGAGGCATAATCAAGGATGTCGTCTTCGCCAATGTAGAGCAAAACAGGGAATATGATGAGGATAAAGAATCGAGATTGGATTTGCTCGTTGTTACAGATGCCGGTGAAACAATTAATGTGGAAGTTCAGTTTTCAGACAAACATGATATGGCTAAACGGTCTATATTTTACTGGTCAAGATTGTATAAAAATCTTTTGGGAAAAAGCATGGACTATAAACAACTGCGACCGGTAATTTCCATCAATATCTTGAACTACGATTATTTCAGCCAAACAGAACGCTTCCATACAAGCTATCACTTATCAGAAGATGTGGATCGATATTGGCTTTCGGATGTGGTGGAATTTCATTTCATCGAGATGACCAAACTAATAAAATATTGGAAACAAGGAAAACTGAATCCATGGGAAGATGTACTTGCCAGATGGCTACTGATGCTGGGAATGGTGGATCACAGACATGGGGAAGTATATGACGATATTTATAAAGAATTGGAGGAAATAGCCATGAACGATGAGTCATTACGTGATGCTTTTGAAAATTGGGAAGAACTGAGCATGACAAGAGAACAAGTTTTACAGTATGAATCGCGATTGAAAGTTCTTCTAGATAAAGAAGCTGAACGCCGTCAAGAGGAAGAGCGGAAACAAGAGATAAAGCGGATGGAAAAAGACCTTTACGAAAAGGAAAAACACGTGGGTGAAAAAGAAAAACACGTGGATGAAAAGGAAAAATACGTGGACGAAAAAGAAAAATATTTGGAAGAAAAAGAAAAACATTTGGCGCAAACAATTGATGAAGCGGAATATAATGCTAAAAAAGCTGTTGCCATAAGACTTTTAAAACAGAATATCGCAATAGATGTGGTTGTTAAATCCACAGGTTTGGATGAAGAGGCAGTTGCTCAAATCCTTCAGGAAATGGATACCTAA
- a CDS encoding GNAT family N-acetyltransferase translates to MKIRKAVLADAKGIAKVHVDSWKTTYANIIPERYLNNVTYEKREQLWINNIPNGGVYVAETKEKDIVGFSSGGEKRTDKYPGYTGELYAIYILKEHQRDGVGKLLVRPIIEELKQKNMSTMIVKVLEDNSSLLFYEALGGKKIDTVEEQFSGKTLNKRVYGWDDIAILEGLV, encoded by the coding sequence ATGAAGATAAGAAAGGCTGTTTTGGCTGATGCAAAAGGAATAGCAAAAGTACACGTTGACAGTTGGAAAACGACATATGCAAATATTATCCCAGAGAGGTATTTGAATAATGTGACCTATGAGAAGAGAGAACAGTTATGGATAAACAACATTCCAAACGGTGGCGTTTACGTGGCAGAAACCAAAGAGAAAGATATTGTAGGGTTTTCATCTGGTGGTGAGAAGAGGACAGATAAATATCCGGGTTACACAGGTGAATTATATGCCATATATATTTTGAAAGAGCATCAAAGAGACGGAGTGGGGAAATTACTTGTAAGACCAATAATTGAGGAACTAAAACAAAAAAACATGTCTACGATGATAGTAAAAGTGCTTGAAGATAACAGTTCCCTTCTTTTTTATGAAGCACTTGGAGGTAAAAAAATAGATACCGTTGAAGAACAGTTTTCCGGAAAAACGCTTAATAAACGTGTATACGGATGGGACGATATAGCCATTCTTGAAGGGCTTGTATAG
- a CDS encoding zinc-ribbon domain-containing protein, whose protein sequence is MGSVVVYCPNCGMKTDPDENFCSSCGANLANGSDASIPATADLSGTNKKEGTVFVVLGWVFFAISILFIPILFGAGAFIMGYLVRKHGKETHGIILMVLSVAGAILGMLIGMSVS, encoded by the coding sequence ATGGGGAGTGTTGTTGTGTATTGTCCTAATTGTGGAATGAAGACAGATCCTGATGAAAACTTCTGCTCATCATGCGGTGCGAACCTGGCAAACGGTTCAGATGCTAGCATACCAGCTACGGCTGATCTCAGTGGTACAAATAAGAAAGAGGGAACTGTGTTTGTCGTTTTAGGGTGGGTATTCTTTGCCATTTCAATTTTGTTTATTCCAATTCTCTTTGGCGCCGGAGCGTTTATCATGGGGTACCTGGTTCGCAAACATGGTAAAGAAACACATGGGATTATTCTAATGGTACTGTCAGTCGCCGGAGCAATTCTTGGCATGTTGATTGGAATGTCGGTTTCATAA
- a CDS encoding TetR-like C-terminal domain-containing protein, with the protein MKKLFIDKGILLTDMELTFKGKSLMLTLWWLQKDMPYTPRYMAELLRQLDVNGPYIDNPFFKSTLLSWGTNA; encoded by the coding sequence GTGAAAAAGTTATTCATTGATAAAGGGATCTTGCTTACGGATATGGAATTGACGTTTAAGGGAAAATCATTAATGTTAACATTGTGGTGGTTGCAAAAGGATATGCCTTACACACCAAGATACATGGCTGAATTACTGAGGCAGTTAGATGTTAATGGACCTTACATTGACAATCCTTTTTTTAAATCAACCTTATTATCTTGGGGAACAAATGCATAA
- a CDS encoding DUF4011 domain-containing protein gives MLEQDVNNNESLIISAKLTSLFRNLKSIEEETGLYDLYIEYPFLSDKMLDGTYIRAPLFLHPVELIRNKKHGIQWELAYDTDSESMLNRSLFLAIQKMSNLHVRGNL, from the coding sequence TTGTTAGAGCAAGATGTCAACAATAATGAATCTCTTATTATCTCTGCAAAATTGACATCTTTATTTAGAAATCTCAAGTCGATTGAAGAAGAAACCGGCTTGTATGATTTATACATAGAATATCCTTTTTTAAGCGACAAAATGTTGGATGGCACCTACATTCGAGCACCATTATTTTTGCACCCCGTCGAATTAATTCGTAATAAAAAGCATGGAATCCAGTGGGAACTTGCGTATGATACAGATTCAGAATCCATGTTAAATCGTTCGCTTTTCTTGGCGATACAGAAAATGAGTAATCTGCATGTGCGGGGAAATTTATGA
- a CDS encoding ABC transporter ATP-binding protein, protein MVEPAMQLIDVNKNIGNKNIIKGLSFTINPGEVFGFIGPNGAGKTTTIRMMVGLMHMTSGDIRILGKSIKTDYKQAAREIGAIVENPEMYPFMTGLQNLNHFARMTPSVTKERIQEVISLVGLEKVIKHKVGKYSLGMRQRLGIAQALLHKPSVLILDEPTNGLDPAGIREIRTYIRSLAEKDHVAVIISSHLLSEIELMCDRIGIIKNGELIATQQVNETADTQTAIQVQMEVTPQEQAKKILQAEHQIEAIIKDGILQFQSEKEDIPKIIQTLAKQDIAIYQVSAAKTSLEDKFFDLIGENTIG, encoded by the coding sequence ATGGTAGAACCGGCAATGCAGCTCATCGATGTGAATAAAAACATCGGCAACAAAAATATTATCAAAGGGTTATCCTTTACAATTAATCCCGGGGAAGTGTTTGGATTTATTGGGCCAAATGGTGCCGGAAAAACAACCACGATCCGAATGATGGTTGGCTTAATGCATATGACAAGTGGCGATATTCGCATCCTTGGCAAAAGCATTAAAACCGACTATAAACAAGCAGCCCGAGAAATTGGTGCGATTGTAGAAAATCCGGAAATGTACCCGTTTATGACCGGGCTCCAAAACCTGAATCACTTTGCACGAATGACTCCTAGCGTGACCAAAGAACGTATCCAGGAAGTGATTTCTCTTGTTGGGTTGGAAAAAGTGATCAAACATAAAGTTGGCAAATATTCACTTGGAATGCGCCAGCGCCTAGGAATTGCCCAAGCCTTGTTACATAAACCGTCTGTCTTAATACTGGATGAGCCAACGAACGGGCTGGATCCTGCTGGTATTCGGGAAATTCGTACATACATCAGAAGTTTGGCTGAAAAAGATCATGTGGCTGTGATCATTTCCAGTCACTTATTGTCAGAGATTGAACTCATGTGTGACCGGATTGGAATTATTAAAAATGGCGAATTAATTGCCACCCAACAAGTGAACGAAACAGCTGACACACAAACAGCAATTCAAGTGCAAATGGAAGTAACGCCACAGGAACAGGCCAAAAAAATATTACAAGCGGAACACCAGATAGAAGCAATTATCAAGGACGGTATCCTGCAATTTCAAAGTGAAAAAGAAGATATACCAAAAATCATTCAAACACTGGCGAAACAGGATATTGCTATTTATCAAGTTAGTGCAGCCAAAACATCGCTAGAAGATAAATTTTTCGATTTGATTGGGGAGAATACGATTGGGTAA
- a CDS encoding CPBP family intramembrane glutamic endopeptidase has product MFKNKFGQVRSGWLIAFALLMVFVGQGIFSFPGILLASTIDISKGQAVLSLESGDMRPLFFVLTQGAGTLGGIVATLAVFRFINKKSPKKLRIQGPMSDMVFGLLLGAGVMTVIFFLLLMTKQITLVNALANPQFSYYTLAFAVVFILTGFFEEMFFRGYVMQTMIERHNKRWLTYLISAIVFGVAHITNPNVSIIGIINIVLVGILFAYMFETTKSLMLPIGFHMTWNFFQGAVYGFAVSGLPPHSLYQVDIDGGNNLITGGSFGIEGGLMATLLIVITFFFTYFYTKKRQAQKGTLFTG; this is encoded by the coding sequence ATGTTTAAAAATAAATTTGGTCAAGTACGATCAGGTTGGCTTATCGCATTCGCACTCCTGATGGTCTTTGTCGGACAAGGAATTTTCTCATTTCCCGGCATATTATTGGCATCGACAATCGATATTTCCAAAGGGCAGGCGGTGCTCTCTCTTGAATCAGGTGATATGCGTCCTTTGTTCTTCGTTCTGACACAAGGTGCCGGAACACTCGGCGGCATCGTGGCCACCCTTGCTGTCTTCCGGTTCATTAATAAGAAATCGCCGAAAAAACTCCGGATTCAAGGGCCTATGTCCGATATGGTGTTCGGCCTGTTGCTTGGTGCCGGAGTGATGACGGTAATTTTCTTTCTTTTGCTTATGACAAAACAAATCACGTTGGTTAATGCGCTGGCGAACCCACAATTCAGCTATTACACACTCGCCTTTGCAGTAGTTTTTATTTTGACCGGTTTCTTTGAAGAAATGTTTTTTCGCGGTTACGTGATGCAAACAATGATTGAACGGCACAATAAACGATGGCTCACCTATTTAATATCGGCCATTGTCTTTGGAGTTGCCCATATTACGAATCCGAATGTGAGCATCATCGGTATTATCAACATTGTCCTTGTCGGCATCCTGTTTGCCTATATGTTCGAGACAACAAAGAGTCTGATGCTGCCGATTGGTTTCCATATGACGTGGAATTTCTTCCAGGGTGCCGTGTATGGCTTTGCCGTGAGCGGGCTTCCTCCACACAGCTTATATCAGGTTGACATTGACGGTGGAAACAACCTGATTACAGGCGGATCGTTCGGCATAGAAGGTGGGCTCATGGCAACATTGCTCATTGTGATTACGTTTTTCTTCACCTACTTCTATACGAAAAAACGACAGGCACAGAAAGGAACACTGTTTACAGGTTGA